The following is a genomic window from Polaribacter atrinae.
TACCATCAGCAATAATTACTTTATCTAAACCAACATACTGCATTTGTTGGGTTACTTGCTCGTCTGTTAAATTGATTCTTTCATTCTTAGGACCAAAACCCCAAGCGTTTACTAAATTTCCCACAGTTGGGTCGAAAAAACCATTGGTTTCTGTATAAATTCTTTTTGATTTCTTAAAAACTTCTAAAAACAAATCATCTACAACAACCGTAGAATCTCCTCTATTAATTCTAGAAATATCTGAACTAGGAATATAGGTTGATAATGATTTATTCATTAAAAAAAACAGACTGTCAAGTCCGGTTTGATAGTTCTCTGCCCCCTCTAAATAGACAATCTTATAAGTGGTACCAAAAACACGTCCTTCTAAGGTAAAATCCTTTGCTTTTTCTACTTTAGAACAAGAAATAAAAGCCAATAAAACCGCTATAACTATTACTTTATTTTTAAGAATCATAAAATTTAAAATCTTTTACAAACATAGAACATAAAGTTTTCATAAAATATCATTTATAGCACTTTTTGTAGTTACAATTTCATAAATTTGTTAACTTAATTAAATATCATTTCCAATGAAAAAAATATCAATCTTATTATTGACTGCAATCATAGTTAGTTCTTGTGTTTCTAAAAAGAAGTTTGTTTCTTTACAAGACGAACATGATCAAACGACAACAGAATTAGTAGATGTAAAGGCAACTTTGCAAAAGTGTTTAATTGAAAGCGAAAAAGATGTTGCTACACTTACAGAACAAATTAACTCTTTAAAAGAAGATAAAAAAGGTGCTTTAAAACAAGTTGAAAATTTAACTGTTTTAACACAATCTTCTTCAGATAATATTAAAAGCGTTATTACACAGTTAAGTGAAAAAGATAAATTTATAAACGGTATTAGAGCTGCAATGACTCAAAAAGATTCATTAAACCTTGCAATTAAATACCACTTAACTAAAAACTTAACTGACGGGATTCAAGATGAAGACATACAGGTTAATGTAGAAAAAACAGTAGTATTTATTTCTATTTCAGACAAGTTATTATTTAAAAGTGGTAGCTATAACGTAACAGACAAAGCATACACTGTTTTAGAAAAAATATCTAAAGTAATTAAAGACCAACCAGAAATGGAAGTTATGATTGAAGGTCATACAGATTCTACACCAATAAAGAGAACTGTTATTCAAGACAACTGGGATTTATCCGCTTTAAGAGCAACTTCTATAACAAGAATTTTACAATATAAATTTGGAGTAAAACCAGGAAGATTAATTGCAGCTGGTAGAAGCCAATATGTTCCTTTAGTAGACAATAATACTGCTGCTAATAAAGCAATAAACAGAAGAACAAAAATTATCATTATGCCTAAATTAGATCAATTCTTTGATTTGTTAGAGCAAGATGCTAATAAATAATCTTTATTGAATAAAAATTTAAAAACCATCTGAAATTCAGATGGTTTTTTGTTTAGAAAAATAGTCATACTTTAAAAATTAAAAAATGGAAAATTTAAAAAACAAAAAAGCAATTATTACAGGTGGCGGAAGAGGTTTAGGAAAAGCAACCGCAATAGCCTTTGCAAAAGAAGGAA
Proteins encoded in this region:
- a CDS encoding OmpA/MotB family protein yields the protein MKKISILLLTAIIVSSCVSKKKFVSLQDEHDQTTTELVDVKATLQKCLIESEKDVATLTEQINSLKEDKKGALKQVENLTVLTQSSSDNIKSVITQLSEKDKFINGIRAAMTQKDSLNLAIKYHLTKNLTDGIQDEDIQVNVEKTVVFISISDKLLFKSGSYNVTDKAYTVLEKISKVIKDQPEMEVMIEGHTDSTPIKRTVIQDNWDLSALRATSITRILQYKFGVKPGRLIAAGRSQYVPLVDNNTAANKAINRRTKIIIMPKLDQFFDLLEQDANK